In Candidatus Roseilinea sp., one DNA window encodes the following:
- a CDS encoding two-component sensor histidine kinase: MSDSASRQLAPEARVALIVTGCLAPALVVSVLLVAFGPVVIGAWLTGQPFRLESTPALGLTALAVALVQAGAALIALIATRRWINGTLRREGETHAGRLTQQQLALAAQMREAAAQEERNRLARDLHDTIKQQLFSINVAAATAQSLQARDPDGAAQHIQRVRDLSQAAMAEMKALLTQLRPQPLATIGLIGAIQEQLEALHFRAEVETELRHDPLPDEAELPPGAQEAIFRTVQEALSNIARHARARNVRLSLSRETMNGRARLRVSIADDGQGFDPAATQPGMGLSNMRARIAELGGALEVQSAPSSGTVVRFNVPLVRPADQLARAQREKEERFQRVYWATSLLGFALATLLVAGMVVLGFLVEITVRGRSELWGGLPVIGALGALVIVPLLIYSFNLRRRLRNDPSFSPVWLDVLHYYDTGQLFYLTLFAAWGCFSLRAFVLAAAALIGLVVVFAINLRLYRRLDRRLEDWATPQLLRARRNEQLLFLGFAAIFQIAVYAGLFGPMSEVRLFYDRVDGAWFVSLLAIAYPLVIVSGIPNLVLTQRQYRRLVAQETAVESPAQARVFVGPRLRRMRTLAAGLTVAYALLTASVGLLLVEDARPLAWLAVLTAVVVLGVKWWVERALTARVGEWSTLHAQQSALWIYTVLLIINVTGTVGGIVGALLAISSPEATPSIPPNQAMARASFGIATLFVAALPHLLAQTRITRRRIHILEAAGTKAA, from the coding sequence ATGTCCGATTCAGCCTCTCGCCAGCTCGCCCCAGAAGCGCGCGTCGCGCTCATCGTCACCGGCTGCTTGGCCCCGGCCCTCGTCGTCTCGGTGCTGCTGGTCGCCTTCGGCCCGGTCGTGATCGGTGCATGGCTCACCGGCCAGCCGTTTCGTTTGGAATCCACGCCGGCGCTCGGCCTGACCGCGCTGGCGGTCGCTCTGGTGCAGGCCGGCGCTGCGCTCATCGCGCTGATCGCGACGCGACGCTGGATCAACGGCACGCTGCGACGCGAGGGCGAAACGCACGCCGGCCGGCTCACTCAACAGCAGTTGGCGCTGGCCGCGCAAATGCGCGAGGCGGCGGCACAAGAGGAGCGCAACCGGCTTGCCCGCGACCTACACGACACCATCAAGCAGCAACTCTTCAGCATCAACGTCGCGGCGGCAACGGCGCAGAGCCTGCAGGCGCGCGACCCGGACGGCGCAGCGCAACACATCCAGCGCGTGCGCGACCTCTCACAAGCGGCCATGGCCGAGATGAAGGCATTGCTCACCCAACTGCGCCCGCAGCCGCTGGCGACCATCGGGTTGATCGGCGCGATCCAGGAGCAACTCGAGGCGCTGCACTTCCGCGCCGAGGTGGAGACAGAGCTGCGCCACGACCCGCTGCCCGACGAAGCGGAACTGCCGCCGGGCGCGCAAGAAGCGATCTTCCGCACGGTGCAGGAGGCGCTCTCCAACATCGCCCGTCATGCACGGGCCAGGAACGTGCGCTTGAGCCTCTCGCGCGAGACCATGAACGGGCGCGCGCGGTTACGGGTGAGCATCGCGGACGATGGGCAGGGCTTCGACCCAGCAGCGACGCAGCCGGGCATGGGGTTGAGCAACATGCGCGCGCGCATTGCCGAGCTGGGCGGCGCGCTGGAAGTGCAGTCGGCCCCATCGAGCGGCACAGTCGTGCGGTTCAACGTGCCGCTCGTCCGGCCGGCCGATCAACTGGCGCGGGCGCAGCGCGAGAAAGAGGAGCGCTTCCAGCGCGTATATTGGGCGACCAGCCTGCTCGGCTTCGCACTGGCCACCCTGCTCGTCGCAGGCATGGTCGTCCTGGGCTTCCTGGTGGAGATCACCGTGCGCGGCCGTTCGGAGCTGTGGGGCGGCCTGCCGGTCATCGGCGCGCTGGGCGCATTGGTCATCGTGCCGTTGCTCATCTACAGCTTCAACCTGCGGCGGCGACTGCGGAACGACCCGTCGTTCAGCCCGGTCTGGCTGGATGTGCTGCACTACTACGATACCGGACAGCTCTTCTACTTGACGCTCTTTGCCGCTTGGGGATGTTTCTCGTTGCGCGCCTTCGTCCTGGCCGCAGCAGCGCTGATCGGCCTGGTCGTCGTGTTCGCGATCAACCTTCGCTTGTATCGGCGACTGGATCGCCGTTTGGAGGATTGGGCCACGCCGCAGCTCCTGCGCGCCCGGCGCAACGAACAGTTGCTCTTTCTGGGGTTCGCCGCGATCTTCCAGATCGCAGTCTACGCCGGCTTGTTCGGCCCGATGAGCGAAGTGCGGCTCTTCTATGACCGCGTGGACGGCGCGTGGTTCGTCTCGCTGCTGGCAATCGCTTATCCGCTGGTGATCGTAAGCGGCATCCCCAACCTAGTGCTGACGCAGCGCCAATACCGCCGGCTGGTCGCGCAGGAAACTGCGGTCGAGTCACCGGCGCAGGCGCGCGTCTTCGTCGGCCCAAGGCTGCGTCGGATGCGCACCTTGGCCGCCGGTTTGACGGTGGCCTATGCGCTGCTCACAGCGTCGGTCGGGCTGCTTCTGGTCGAGGATGCGCGCCCGTTGGCTTGGCTCGCAGTTCTGACGGCCGTCGTCGTGCTAGGAGTCAAGTGGTGGGTGGAGCGCGCGCTCACGGCGCGCGTCGGCGAGTGGTCTACGTTGCATGCGCAGCAGTCGGCGCTGTGGATTTATACCGTCTTGTTGATCATCAATGTGACCGGCACCGTCGGTGGTATCGTCGGCGCGCTCTTGGCGATTTCCTCGCCTGAAGCTACTCCCAGCATCCCGCCGAATCAAGCTATGGCCCGGGCGTCGTTCGGCATCGCAACGCTCTTTGTGGCGGCGTTGCCTCATCTGTTGGCGCAAACACGCATCACGCGTCGGCGCATTCACATCCTGGAGGCAGCCGGCACGAAGGCGGCTTAG
- a CDS encoding DNA-binding response regulator yields the protein MIRVAFVDDHSIVRRSLSAYLSAQPDILVVGEAASGEQALADAAAWNADVIVMDILMPGGIDGIETTRRLKRLLPQVQIIVLSGYSDDARIIGALRAGAITYVEKDSEPEQLLEAVRGAAQGKAVLEPKLMQRVMQAQTMRHSDVLTEREGEVLKLLAEGLTNAEIAARLFVSEETVKTHVANILRKLGLAHRTQAAIYALRNGWVS from the coding sequence ATGATCCGTGTTGCTTTCGTGGACGATCACAGCATCGTGCGCCGCAGCCTGAGCGCCTATCTATCCGCACAGCCGGACATCCTCGTGGTCGGCGAGGCGGCGTCGGGCGAGCAGGCGCTGGCCGATGCCGCTGCCTGGAACGCCGACGTGATCGTGATGGACATCCTGATGCCCGGCGGCATAGACGGCATCGAGACCACACGACGGCTGAAGCGGCTGCTGCCGCAAGTGCAGATCATCGTGTTGAGCGGGTATTCCGACGACGCGCGCATCATCGGCGCGCTGCGCGCCGGCGCGATCACGTATGTCGAGAAGGATAGCGAGCCGGAGCAACTGCTCGAAGCCGTGCGCGGTGCCGCGCAGGGCAAAGCGGTGCTCGAGCCGAAGCTGATGCAGCGGGTGATGCAGGCGCAGACCATGCGCCACAGCGATGTGCTCACCGAGCGCGAGGGGGAGGTGTTGAAGCTGCTGGCCGAAGGGCTGACCAACGCCGAGATCGCGGCGCGCTTGTTCGTGAGCGAGGAGACGGTGAAGACGCACGTGGCCAACATCCTGCGCAAGCTGGGCCTGGCGCATCGCACGCAGGCGGCTATCTACGCGTTGCGGAACGGGTGGGTGAGTTGA
- a CDS encoding chromosome condensation regulator RCC1, whose product MNQTLSWIRFTAATSALFFSLHIPEASASSNSSALVLTAGEKYTCAIREGVLLCWGENAFGQLGLGDQDSHSTPQAVTKWPAAARGAVTAVSAGRGYTCAVRNGALYCWGSNDYGQLGLGETNAKNPLFRMPELEPRTVAMPGSGAVTSVATGWRHTCAIRGGALYCWGDNANGQLGLGNSGQSPLGIPEPELEPRAVTLPGSGPVTPVTAGRAHTCAIRSGALYCWGENRYNQLGLADKASQDTPQMVALPGSGPVTAIAAGEEHTCAVRGGALYCWGDDDFGQLGPGEQIRGTALKAVKVPGSGAITSLATGRSHTCAVRGESLYCWGDNFYYGQLGLGHAGPYEALEAVALPGSGPVTSVAAGDSHTCAARGSVLYCWGRNDRGQLGIGSTTRYTTPQAVSLPGEGKVVALAIGAEGHTCVVRGGALYCWGLNDYGQLGIGADATYDDPQEIALTGRGDVGAIAAGLFHTCAVRGDALFCWGRNVFGELGQGDTAFYDGPQQVSLAGSGKINAVSTGWLHTCAIRSGTLYCWGRNDAGQLGLGNQTDYATPQSVKLPGSGTLNGVSAGGLHTCAIRGGALYCWGRNDHFQLGLGDDADRTAPQVVSSWPDRNNEAVTAVSSGYYHTCAIRGGGLYCWGASIYGQLGLGQTKQSATPQRVNLPGSGVVQSVSTNADHTCATRGGRLYCWGKNDYGQLGLGDFTYRNTPQEVKLPGSGAVTAVATGSDHTCAIRDDVLYCWGRNDFGQLGLARPLTPQRVKLP is encoded by the coding sequence ATGAATCAGACCTTGTCGTGGATACGATTTACTGCAGCGACGTCAGCGCTCTTCTTCAGTTTGCATATCCCCGAAGCATCGGCTTCGTCAAACAGCTCTGCTTTAGTCCTAACAGCGGGCGAGAAATACACCTGTGCAATCCGTGAAGGTGTCTTACTCTGTTGGGGAGAGAATGCTTTCGGCCAGCTCGGATTAGGCGATCAGGACAGTCACTCTACGCCACAAGCGGTGACCAAGTGGCCGGCCGCAGCGCGCGGCGCTGTCACGGCAGTGTCAGCGGGTCGGGGTTACACCTGCGCAGTACGCAACGGTGCACTGTATTGCTGGGGATCGAACGATTACGGCCAGCTTGGGCTAGGCGAAACTAACGCTAAGAATCCGCTGTTCAGGATGCCGGAGCTCGAACCGCGCACCGTGGCCATGCCGGGCAGCGGCGCGGTCACATCCGTCGCCACAGGCTGGCGTCACACTTGCGCCATCCGCGGCGGCGCGCTGTATTGTTGGGGTGACAACGCCAACGGCCAGCTCGGGTTGGGCAACTCCGGGCAATCACCGCTTGGGATACCAGAACCCGAACTCGAACCGCGCGCGGTGACGCTGCCGGGCAGCGGGCCGGTGACCCCAGTTACGGCCGGTCGTGCGCATACTTGCGCCATCCGCAGTGGCGCGCTGTATTGCTGGGGTGAGAACCGCTATAACCAGCTCGGTCTGGCAGACAAGGCGAGCCAAGACACGCCGCAAATGGTCGCACTGCCAGGCAGCGGCCCCGTAACAGCCATTGCCGCCGGCGAAGAACACACCTGCGCGGTTCGCGGCGGCGCGCTGTATTGTTGGGGTGACGACGATTTTGGACAACTTGGGCCGGGCGAGCAGATAAGGGGGACTGCACTCAAAGCGGTGAAAGTGCCCGGCAGCGGTGCGATTACCTCGCTCGCGACCGGAAGATCGCATACCTGTGCGGTTCGTGGCGAGTCACTCTACTGTTGGGGCGATAACTTCTATTATGGCCAGCTTGGGCTTGGCCATGCCGGCCCGTACGAAGCTCTGGAAGCCGTCGCGCTGCCCGGCAGTGGCCCGGTGACGTCCGTTGCTGCTGGCGACTCGCACACCTGTGCGGCACGTGGCAGCGTGCTGTACTGTTGGGGTCGCAACGACCGGGGCCAGCTTGGCATCGGGAGCACAACGAGATACACCACGCCTCAGGCGGTCAGCTTGCCGGGCGAAGGCAAAGTGGTTGCGCTCGCCATCGGTGCAGAGGGGCACACCTGCGTCGTTCGCGGCGGCGCGCTGTATTGCTGGGGCCTGAACGATTACGGCCAGCTTGGAATTGGCGCCGACGCGACCTACGATGACCCGCAAGAGATTGCGTTAACCGGACGTGGGGACGTCGGCGCAATTGCGGCGGGCTTGTTTCACACCTGCGCTGTTCGCGGAGACGCGCTGTTCTGTTGGGGAAGAAATGTTTTCGGCGAACTCGGACAGGGAGACACGGCGTTCTACGACGGTCCCCAACAGGTCAGCTTGGCCGGCAGCGGCAAGATCAACGCAGTTTCAACCGGATGGCTCCACACGTGCGCGATTCGCAGCGGCACGCTGTATTGCTGGGGGCGCAACGACGCCGGGCAACTTGGACTCGGCAATCAAACAGATTACGCCACGCCGCAATCGGTCAAGTTGCCTGGGAGTGGAACGTTGAATGGCGTTTCGGCGGGCGGCCTGCACACATGCGCGATTCGCGGCGGCGCGCTGTATTGCTGGGGGCGGAACGACCATTTCCAGCTCGGGCTCGGAGACGACGCCGACAGGACTGCACCTCAAGTGGTGTCGAGCTGGCCAGATCGTAACAACGAGGCGGTCACCGCGGTTTCATCGGGGTACTACCATACCTGCGCAATTCGCGGCGGTGGGCTGTATTGCTGGGGCGCGAGCATCTATGGACAACTCGGGCTGGGACAGACTAAGCAAAGCGCTACTCCACAACGGGTGAACTTGCCGGGGAGCGGGGTCGTGCAAAGCGTCTCAACGAACGCCGACCACACCTGTGCCACTCGCGGCGGTAGGCTGTATTGCTGGGGCAAGAACGATTACGGCCAGCTGGGGCTGGGCGACTTCACTTATCGGAACACGCCACAAGAAGTGAAACTGCCCGGAAGTGGCGCAGTGACCGCTGTGGCAACCGGCAGTGATCATACCTGTGCCATCCGCGACGACGTGCTGTATTGCTGGGGACGAAACGATTTCGGCCAGCTCGGGCTAGCGCGACCGTTGACGCCCCAACGGGTCAAGCTGCCGTAG
- a CDS encoding hypothetical protein (possible pseudo, frameshifted), producing MDNTSGTRYADVASWELSDSLWARIEPLLPQPKSRYRGRGRQRKHIGGRPAADRRKTMTGILYALRTGIPWNAMPKEYGSGKTVHRYFQRWVQAGVFKRMWQAGLAEYDEVKGIAWKWQAGDGAMTKAPLGGEKTGKNPTDRAKRGVKRSLLVDEQGVPLSIVVSGANTPDSALLESTLDAMPVERPDPQTVPQNLCLDKAYSGEPCRQVAQAHGYEIHVPDKENAQKNAGASRADASRAAGWSK from the coding sequence ATGGATAATACCAGTGGGACGCGATACGCCGACGTTGCAAGTTGGGAGCTGTCTGATAGTCTGTGGGCGCGCATTGAACCGTTGTTGCCCCAACCGAAGTCGCGCTATCGCGGACGCGGACGGCAGCGCAAACACATCGGTGGGCGGCCGGCAGCAGACCGGCGCAAGACCATGACCGGCATCTTGTACGCGCTGCGAACCGGCATTCCGTGGAACGCCATGCCGAAAGAGTATGGATCGGGAAAGACAGTCCATCGCTACTTTCAGCGCTGGGTGCAGGCGGGCGTCTTCAAGCGCATGTGGCAGGCGGGTTTGGCGGAGTATGACGAGGTCAAAGGGATCGCCTGGAAGTGGCAAGCGGGCGACGGGGCGATGACCAAGGCCCCGCTGGGGGGCGAAAAGACAGGCAAAAACCCTACGGATCGCGCCAAAAGGGGCGTCAAGCGCAGTCTGTTGGTGGATGAGCAGGGTGTGCCGTTGTCGATCGTGGTCAGCGGGGCGAACACGCCGGATAGCGCGTTGCTGGAGTCCACGCTGGATGCCATGCCGGTGGAGCGACCTGACCCGCAAACCGTCCCGCAGAATCTGTGTCTGGACAAAGCTTACAGCGGCGAACCCTGCCGTCAGGTGGCGCAGGCACATGGCTACGAAATCCATGTGCCGGACAAGGAGAACGCCCAAAAAAACGCCGGCGCAAGCCGGGCCGACGCAAGTCGCGCCGCTGGGTGGTCGAAGTGA